Proteins encoded within one genomic window of Halomonas sp. YLGW01:
- the hisC gene encoding histidinol-phosphate transaminase translates to MSKFWSPGVSDLTPYTPGEQPRERLIKLNTNENPYPPAPGVEQVLRDYSVDHLRLYPDPDSRALREALAQEHGVEVEQVFVGNGSDEVLALAFQAFFRQPLPLSMPAISYSFYPVYCRLYGIESRTVALGDEWQVPLEAFDAQSGGIIFANPNAPTGHGHGRDAIAALLERVTECVVLVDEAYVDFGGESAVPLVKHYPNLLVTGTFSKSRSLAGLRLGYAIGSQELIEGLERIKNSFNSYPVDSLASAVGVAALEDKAYFEARREQVITTRERTRRRLTYLGFEVLPSQTNFLLVHHPDHDAAQLFVRLRERSILVRHFNTEALRDFMRISIGTEDEMNSLIEVMEALVR, encoded by the coding sequence ATGAGCAAGTTCTGGAGCCCCGGCGTCAGCGACCTGACGCCCTATACCCCGGGTGAGCAGCCGCGCGAGCGCCTGATCAAGTTGAACACCAACGAGAATCCCTATCCGCCGGCGCCTGGCGTCGAGCAGGTGCTGCGCGACTACTCGGTCGATCATCTGCGCCTCTACCCGGATCCGGACTCTCGCGCCCTGCGCGAGGCACTGGCGCAGGAACACGGCGTCGAGGTCGAGCAGGTGTTCGTCGGCAATGGTTCCGACGAGGTGCTCGCCCTGGCCTTCCAGGCCTTCTTCCGCCAGCCCCTGCCGCTGTCGATGCCGGCCATCAGCTACAGCTTCTACCCGGTGTACTGCCGCCTGTATGGCATCGAATCCCGCACCGTGGCGCTGGGCGATGAATGGCAGGTGCCGTTGGAGGCCTTCGACGCGCAGAGCGGCGGCATCATCTTCGCCAACCCTAACGCCCCGACCGGCCATGGCCATGGCCGCGACGCCATCGCCGCCCTGCTCGAACGCGTCACCGAGTGCGTGGTGCTGGTCGACGAGGCCTATGTGGATTTCGGCGGCGAGAGCGCCGTGCCCCTGGTCAAGCACTATCCCAACCTGCTGGTGACCGGCACCTTCTCGAAATCGAGGAGCCTCGCCGGCCTGCGCCTCGGTTATGCCATCGGCTCACAAGAACTGATCGAAGGCCTCGAGCGGATCAAGAACTCCTTCAACTCCTATCCGGTCGACAGCCTGGCCAGTGCCGTCGGCGTCGCTGCCCTCGAGGACAAGGCCTACTTCGAGGCCCGCCGCGAACAGGTGATCACCACCCGCGAGCGCACCCGTCGCCGCCTCACCTATCTCGGCTTCGAGGTCCTGCCCTCCCAGACCAACTTCCTACTGGTCCACCACCCCGACCATGACGCCGCCCAGCTATTCGTCAGGCTGCGCGAGCGCAGCATTCTGGTGCGTCACTTCAACACCGAGGCGCTGCGCGACTTCATGCGCATCTCCATTGGCACCGAAGACGAAATGAATAGCCTGATCGAGGTCATGGAAGCCCTGGTCCGCTGA
- a CDS encoding AEC family transporter, translated as MIAQILATLLPVFLIAGCGTLYGRYRSPDIRGLNTLNMELFVPMLVFAVLADQQAPLQDYASLALSAAVVVLGSGLVLWPLARWLKLDLKTFLPPMMFNNSGNMGIPLIVLAFGEEALPAAVVLFIVEMLLHFSVGLYMLSPHTPLWRLLRMPIVLASLAGLAFNLGGVPLPGWLLEALDMLGGVCIPLMLFALGVRMLDIDFSDWKTGVLGAVLCPLSGLVLAAPMIVWLELSGLQAASLWVFAALPPAVLNYLVAEQYRQEPHKVASLVLIGNLGSLIVMPIVLGLVFSYQMVIPAGAG; from the coding sequence ATGATTGCGCAGATCCTCGCCACCCTACTGCCGGTCTTTCTGATCGCCGGCTGCGGTACCCTCTATGGACGCTATCGCAGCCCCGACATCCGCGGCCTGAACACCCTCAACATGGAGCTGTTCGTGCCCATGCTGGTGTTCGCCGTGCTGGCCGACCAGCAGGCGCCGCTACAGGATTATGCCTCCCTGGCCCTGTCTGCCGCGGTGGTGGTGCTGGGCTCGGGCCTGGTGCTATGGCCACTGGCGCGCTGGCTGAAGCTCGATCTGAAGACCTTCCTGCCGCCGATGATGTTCAACAACTCGGGCAACATGGGGATTCCGCTGATCGTGCTGGCCTTCGGTGAGGAGGCCCTGCCTGCCGCTGTGGTGCTGTTCATCGTCGAGATGCTGCTGCATTTCTCGGTGGGGCTCTACATGCTGAGCCCGCATACTCCCTTGTGGCGGCTGCTGCGCATGCCCATCGTGCTGGCGAGTCTCGCCGGCCTGGCCTTCAACCTCGGCGGGGTGCCCCTGCCGGGATGGCTGCTCGAGGCTCTGGACATGCTCGGCGGGGTCTGCATCCCGTTGATGCTGTTCGCCCTTGGCGTGCGCATGCTCGATATCGACTTCAGCGACTGGAAGACCGGGGTGCTGGGCGCCGTGCTGTGTCCACTCAGCGGCCTGGTGCTGGCGGCACCGATGATCGTCTGGCTCGAGCTTTCCGGTCTGCAGGCGGCGAGCCTGTGGGTGTTCGCCGCGCTCCCCCCGGCGGTGCTCAACTACCTGGTCGCCGAGCAGTATCGCCAGGAGCCCCACAAGGTCGCGTCGCTCGTGCTGATCGGCAACCTGGGCAGCCTCATCGTGATGCCGATCGTGCTCGGCCTGGTGTTCAGCTACCAGATGGTCATCCCGGCAGGCGCCGGCTAG
- a CDS encoding MarR family transcriptional regulator: MPSRSIDPVLQDPALHEPAPDDSAPRDERPELDLQQFLPYRLNSLADRISQALSRIYGERFGITIAEWRVLAWLSHREELTAKQVGEHTRMDKAKVSRAIRALEGRALIRRTQAAQDQRLHYLHLTKEGEALLGELIPQAHAWEAELVATLSAGEYRDLLNTMGKLERQLTRLER; encoded by the coding sequence ATGCCCTCTCGCTCGATTGACCCTGTGCTTCAAGACCCAGCGCTCCACGAACCAGCGCCCGACGACTCCGCGCCCCGCGATGAGCGGCCCGAGCTCGATCTTCAGCAGTTCCTGCCCTACCGGCTGAACAGCCTGGCGGATCGCATCAGTCAGGCGCTGTCGCGGATCTACGGCGAGCGGTTCGGGATCACCATCGCCGAGTGGCGGGTGCTGGCCTGGCTCAGCCACCGCGAGGAGCTCACCGCCAAGCAGGTCGGTGAGCATACCCGCATGGACAAGGCCAAGGTGTCGCGCGCCATTCGCGCGCTGGAAGGCAGGGCGCTGATTCGGCGCACTCAAGCGGCGCAGGATCAGCGGCTGCACTACCTGCACCTGACCAAGGAGGGCGAAGCACTGCTTGGCGAACTGATCCCCCAGGCACATGCCTGGGAGGCCGAGCTGGTGGCCACGCTCTCCGCCGGGGAGTATCGCGACCTGCTGAACACCATGGGCAAGCTGGAGCGGCAGCTCACGCGGCTGGAGCGCTGA
- the hmgA gene encoding homogentisate 1,2-dioxygenase: MSASTSELSYQSGFRNHFSSEALPGALPKGQNSPQRCPYGLYAEQLTGSAFTSPRHQNLRSWLYRIRPSVSQGAYRRLPEGGVATAPLAGRADPNPMRWDPLPLPEAPTDFVDGLKTLAANGDAATQAGCGVHLYACNRDMTGRFFYDADGELLIVPQLGGLMLRTELGVLEVLPGEIAVIPRGIKFQVRLGASNAGARGYVCENYGSPLELPGLGPIGANGLANPRDFLTPVAAFEELSGEIELVAKFGGGLWATRLTHSPLDVVAWHGNYAPYKYDLARFNTVNSVSFDHPDPSIFTVLTSVSDTPGMANLDFVIFPPRWMVAEDTFRPPYFHRNLMSEFMGLIEGIYDAKAEGFSPGGASLHNCMTPHGPDAATFEAASAAELSPQYQGETLAFMFESRYVFQPTETALAADFRQRDYVDVWKGLGSHFDPAGHFDPTVP; the protein is encoded by the coding sequence ATGTCCGCGTCAACCAGTGAGCTTTCCTATCAGAGCGGTTTTCGTAACCACTTCTCAAGCGAGGCTCTGCCCGGGGCGCTGCCAAAGGGGCAGAACTCTCCCCAGCGTTGCCCCTATGGTCTCTATGCCGAGCAGCTGACCGGCTCAGCCTTTACCTCTCCGCGCCATCAGAACCTGAGAAGCTGGTTGTATCGCATCCGGCCTTCGGTTTCGCAGGGCGCCTATCGTCGCTTGCCGGAGGGCGGCGTCGCCACCGCGCCACTGGCCGGACGCGCCGATCCCAACCCGATGCGCTGGGATCCGCTGCCGCTGCCCGAGGCGCCCACCGACTTCGTCGATGGCCTCAAGACTCTCGCCGCCAACGGCGATGCCGCCACCCAGGCCGGCTGCGGCGTGCATCTCTATGCCTGCAACCGCGACATGACCGGGCGCTTCTTCTACGACGCCGACGGCGAACTCTTGATCGTGCCCCAGCTGGGGGGCCTGATGCTGCGCACTGAGCTCGGCGTGCTCGAGGTCTTGCCCGGCGAGATCGCGGTCATTCCCCGTGGCATCAAGTTCCAGGTGCGTCTCGGCGCCAGTAACGCTGGGGCACGGGGCTATGTCTGCGAAAACTATGGAAGCCCCCTGGAGCTGCCTGGCCTCGGGCCCATCGGCGCTAATGGCCTGGCCAACCCGCGGGACTTCCTGACTCCGGTGGCCGCCTTCGAAGAGCTCTCGGGCGAGATCGAGCTGGTGGCCAAGTTCGGCGGTGGCCTCTGGGCGACCCGGTTGACTCATTCGCCGCTGGACGTGGTGGCCTGGCATGGCAACTACGCGCCCTACAAGTACGACTTGGCGCGCTTCAACACCGTCAACTCGGTGAGCTTCGATCATCCGGACCCGTCGATCTTCACCGTGCTGACCTCGGTCTCGGATACCCCGGGCATGGCCAACCTCGATTTCGTGATCTTCCCGCCGCGCTGGATGGTCGCCGAAGACACCTTCCGCCCGCCGTACTTCCATCGCAACCTGATGAGCGAGTTCATGGGCCTGATCGAGGGCATCTACGACGCCAAGGCGGAGGGCTTCTCCCCCGGCGGTGCCAGTCTTCACAACTGCATGACGCCCCATGGCCCGGACGCCGCGACCTTCGAGGCCGCCAGCGCGGCCGAGCTTTCCCCGCAGTATCAGGGCGAGACCCTGGCCTTCATGTTCGAGAGCCGCTACGTCTTCCAGCCGACCGAGACGGCACTTGCCGCCGACTTCCGCCAGCGGGACTACGTCGACGTCTGGAAGGGCCTCGGCTCTCATTTTGACCCGGCGGGGCACTTCGATCCGACCGTGCCGTGA
- a CDS encoding fumarylacetoacetate hydrolase family protein, which yields MKLATMNSGRDGELVVVSRDLSRAVRATDIAPTLQQALEAWDTLAPRLEARYAALNDGTAEGAFALEAATLHSPLPRTYHWADGSAYLNHVQLVRRARGAEMPETFWTDPLMYQGGGDRFLAPTEDIEAISEEHGIDFEGEIAVITDDVPMAVTPEAAAGHIRLIMLVNDVSLRGLIPGELAKGFGFFQAKPASSFSPIAVTPDELGDAWHDGRVHLPLTVHLNGEKFGEPEAGPDMVFGFPELVAHAARTRHLGAGAVIGSGTVSNPDADGGPGKPINEGGVGYSCLAEVRMVEKILHDEVKTPFLRFGDRVRIEMFNRAGQSIFGAIDQQVVKYSPQRAG from the coding sequence ATGAAACTTGCCACCATGAACTCGGGCCGCGACGGCGAACTGGTCGTGGTCTCGCGGGATCTCTCCCGCGCCGTACGCGCCACCGACATCGCGCCGACCCTGCAGCAGGCCCTCGAGGCCTGGGATACCCTCGCCCCGCGCCTCGAGGCGCGCTACGCCGCCCTCAACGACGGCACCGCCGAGGGCGCCTTCGCACTCGAGGCGGCCACGCTGCATTCGCCGCTGCCGCGGACCTATCACTGGGCCGATGGCTCCGCCTACCTCAACCACGTGCAGCTGGTGCGACGGGCCCGTGGCGCCGAGATGCCCGAGACCTTCTGGACCGACCCGCTGATGTATCAGGGCGGTGGCGACCGTTTCCTGGCGCCGACCGAGGACATCGAGGCGATCAGCGAGGAGCACGGCATCGACTTCGAAGGCGAGATCGCGGTGATCACCGACGACGTGCCCATGGCGGTGACTCCGGAGGCCGCCGCAGGCCACATCAGGCTGATCATGCTGGTCAATGACGTCAGCCTCCGTGGCCTGATCCCGGGCGAGCTGGCCAAGGGGTTCGGCTTCTTCCAGGCCAAGCCGGCGTCGAGCTTCTCGCCGATCGCCGTGACCCCGGACGAGCTGGGCGATGCCTGGCATGACGGCCGCGTGCACCTGCCGCTCACCGTGCACCTCAACGGCGAGAAGTTTGGCGAGCCCGAGGCCGGGCCGGACATGGTCTTCGGCTTCCCTGAGCTCGTCGCCCACGCCGCTCGCACCCGCCACCTCGGCGCCGGTGCGGTGATCGGCTCCGGTACCGTCTCCAACCCGGACGCCGACGGCGGCCCGGGCAAGCCGATCAATGAAGGCGGTGTCGGCTACAGCTGCCTGGCCGAGGTGCGCATGGTCGAGAAGATCCTCCATGACGAGGTGAAGACGCCCTTCCTGCGCTTCGGCGATCGGGTACGCATCGAGATGTTCAACCGCGCCGGCCAGAGCATCTTCGGCGCCATCGACCAGCAGGTGGTGAAGTACTCGCCGCAGCGGGCGGGATGA
- the maiA gene encoding maleylacetoacetate isomerase: protein MTLHGYYRSSAAYRVRIALNLKGLDYDQVPVNLAAGAQCEEGFRALNPQGLVPVLETDDGERLTQSLSICEYLDERYPALPALLPADVAGRARVRGLAQLVASEMHPLNNLRVLKYLVGELKLDEAAKLAWYRHWVAEGFTALEAMLESEQTGRCCHGDTPTLADICLVPQVYNAERFDCDLSAYPCLRAIAEHCRGLPAFAQASPERQADAR, encoded by the coding sequence ATGACGCTTCACGGCTATTACCGCTCCTCGGCGGCCTATCGGGTACGCATCGCCCTGAATCTCAAGGGGCTCGACTACGATCAAGTGCCGGTCAACCTGGCCGCCGGTGCGCAGTGCGAGGAGGGCTTTCGCGCCCTCAACCCCCAGGGGCTGGTGCCGGTGCTCGAGACCGACGACGGCGAGCGGCTGACGCAGTCGCTTTCGATCTGCGAGTACCTCGACGAGCGCTATCCTGCGTTGCCTGCCCTGCTGCCGGCGGATGTCGCCGGCCGCGCCCGGGTGCGCGGGCTCGCCCAGCTGGTGGCCAGCGAGATGCATCCGCTCAACAACCTGCGGGTGCTCAAGTACCTGGTCGGCGAGCTCAAGCTCGATGAAGCGGCCAAGCTCGCCTGGTATCGCCACTGGGTCGCGGAAGGCTTCACGGCGCTGGAGGCCATGCTCGAAAGCGAGCAGACAGGGCGGTGCTGTCATGGTGATACCCCGACCCTTGCCGATATCTGCCTGGTGCCTCAGGTCTATAATGCCGAGCGCTTCGACTGCGACCTGTCCGCCTATCCGTGCCTGCGCGCCATCGCCGAGCATTGTCGTGGTCTGCCGGCCTTCGCGCAGGCGAGTCCCGAGCGCCAGGCCGATGCGCGCTGA
- a CDS encoding copper resistance protein NlpE N-terminal domain-containing protein, protein MQIRTLLAGTFMLASLAGCATGQMDQTGGDVVDEVAHYEGTLPCRNCAGIDIDVELNGTEEGQAAERTFTLDASYREHPQNPPDENYAGQWSVLTGTPVDPEATVYELTPQGEGQIYYFLKLDADTLELIDPQRRRFQNRDMLKLQRQTASQ, encoded by the coding sequence ATGCAGATCAGGACGCTGCTGGCCGGGACCTTCATGCTCGCCTCCCTGGCGGGCTGTGCCACCGGTCAGATGGATCAGACCGGCGGGGACGTTGTCGACGAGGTGGCGCACTATGAGGGCACCCTGCCGTGCCGCAACTGCGCCGGCATCGATATCGACGTCGAGCTCAACGGCACCGAGGAAGGGCAGGCCGCCGAGCGCACCTTCACCCTGGATGCCAGCTATCGCGAGCATCCGCAGAACCCGCCGGACGAGAACTACGCCGGCCAGTGGAGCGTGCTCACCGGGACTCCGGTGGATCCGGAAGCTACGGTCTACGAGCTGACGCCCCAGGGCGAGGGACAGATCTACTACTTCCTCAAGCTCGATGCGGATACTCTGGAGCTGATCGACCCCCAGCGTCGTCGCTTCCAGAACCGCGACATGCTCAAGCTGCAGCGCCAGACCGCCAGCCAGTGA
- the radA gene encoding DNA repair protein RadA, which translates to MAKAKSAFVCAECGAEYRKWQGQCTSCREWNTLSEVRLAPPRPGAAPSASGGRSGYAGGVSRDVTDLSAVDLTEVPRLSSTFGEFDRVLGGGLVPGSAVLLGGHPGAGKSTLLLQTACKLAQERPSLYVTGEESLSQVAMRAHRLQLPTQGLKMLAETSVETILGVAERERPEVLIIDSIQTMHLEDIASAPGGVAQVRESAAALTRFAKQSNTVLLLVGHVTKDGSLAGPKVLEHMIDASLLLEGGADSRFRTLRGQKNRFGAVNELGVFAMLEHGMKEVKNPSAIFLSRSEEQASGSLVMVVWEGTRPILVEVQALLDDSPLGNPRRIAVGLDGNRLSMLLAVLHKHGGLFTGDQDVFLNVVGGVKVLETSADLAVLLAVVSSLQNRSLPRELVVFGEVGLSGEIRPVPSGQERIVEAAKHGFTRAIVPRGNAPKTSPAGMEVVAVDKLADALEAL; encoded by the coding sequence ATGGCCAAAGCGAAGAGCGCCTTCGTCTGCGCCGAGTGCGGTGCGGAATATCGCAAGTGGCAGGGCCAGTGCACCAGCTGTCGCGAGTGGAACACCCTGAGCGAGGTGCGCCTGGCCCCGCCCCGCCCCGGTGCCGCGCCTAGCGCAAGCGGTGGGCGCAGCGGCTACGCGGGCGGCGTCTCCCGAGACGTCACCGATCTGTCCGCGGTGGATCTCACCGAGGTGCCGCGCCTGTCGTCGACCTTCGGCGAGTTTGATCGGGTGCTGGGCGGCGGTCTGGTGCCGGGCTCGGCGGTGCTGCTGGGTGGCCACCCCGGTGCCGGCAAGTCGACCCTGCTGCTGCAGACCGCCTGCAAGCTGGCGCAGGAGCGCCCCTCGCTGTACGTCACCGGCGAGGAGTCGCTGTCCCAGGTGGCGATGCGCGCCCACCGCCTGCAGCTGCCGACTCAAGGTCTCAAGATGCTCGCCGAGACCAGCGTCGAGACGATACTCGGCGTCGCCGAACGCGAGCGTCCCGAGGTGCTGATCATCGACTCCATCCAGACCATGCACCTCGAGGACATCGCCTCGGCCCCCGGCGGCGTGGCCCAGGTGCGCGAGTCTGCGGCGGCGCTGACCCGCTTCGCCAAGCAGTCCAACACCGTGCTGTTGCTGGTCGGCCACGTCACCAAGGACGGCAGCCTGGCCGGACCCAAGGTGCTCGAGCACATGATCGACGCTTCCTTGCTGCTCGAGGGCGGCGCCGACTCGCGCTTTCGTACCCTGCGCGGCCAGAAGAACCGCTTCGGCGCGGTCAACGAGCTCGGTGTCTTCGCCATGCTCGAGCACGGCATGAAGGAGGTGAAGAACCCCAGCGCCATCTTCCTCTCGCGCAGCGAGGAGCAGGCCTCCGGCAGCCTGGTGATGGTGGTCTGGGAGGGCACCCGGCCGATCCTGGTCGAGGTGCAGGCACTGCTCGACGACTCGCCGCTTGGTAACCCGCGACGCATCGCCGTGGGCCTCGACGGCAACCGCCTGTCGATGCTGCTGGCGGTACTGCACAAGCACGGCGGGCTCTTCACCGGCGATCAGGATGTCTTCCTCAACGTGGTCGGCGGGGTCAAGGTGCTGGAGACCAGTGCCGATCTGGCGGTGCTGCTGGCGGTGGTCTCGAGCCTGCAGAACCGCTCGCTGCCCCGGGAGCTGGTGGTGTTCGGCGAGGTGGGGCTGTCCGGCGAGATTCGCCCGGTGCCCAGCGGCCAGGAGCGTATCGTCGAGGCCGCCAAGCACGGCTTCACCCGGGCCATCGTGCCCCGCGGTAACGCCCCCAAGACCTCGCCCGCCGGCATGGAGGTGGTCGCCGTGGACAAGCTGGCCGATGCCCTCGAGGCGCTGTGA
- the selD gene encoding selenide, water dikinase SelD, giving the protein MSAIRLTQYSQGAGGGQVAPDVLDGILAKAAPGAGHARPIIGHQGREDAAVYDLGDGRGMIATTDFFAPIVDDPFDFGRIAAISAISDVYAMGGTPVMALGILGWPLAKLDAHIAGDVVAGAQAVCREHGLALAGGHSIDSPEPIFGLAVNGLVDLEHLTRNKGVEVGDLLYLTKPLGVGLLTTAEQQGLIRPGHQGLARETMLASNRSGTDFARIKGLHAMTDITGLGLAGHLSEVCEASGVAARLDFRRLPRLAEAEHYRRQGAVPRGTRRNREALGERLPEMDEAHWQWLCDPQTSGGLLLAVHPSWADDVERVGRAHGLSLAPCGEIIAAHGTARLEVTG; this is encoded by the coding sequence ATGAGTGCGATTCGTCTGACCCAATACAGCCAGGGTGCGGGTGGCGGCCAGGTTGCCCCCGATGTGCTCGATGGCATCCTCGCCAAGGCCGCCCCCGGCGCCGGTCATGCGCGCCCGATCATCGGCCACCAGGGGCGCGAGGACGCCGCCGTCTACGATCTGGGCGACGGGCGCGGCATGATCGCCACTACCGACTTCTTCGCCCCGATCGTCGATGATCCCTTCGACTTCGGCCGCATCGCCGCCATCAGTGCCATCAGCGACGTCTACGCCATGGGCGGGACCCCGGTGATGGCGCTCGGTATCCTCGGCTGGCCGCTTGCCAAGCTCGATGCCCATATCGCCGGCGACGTGGTGGCCGGCGCCCAGGCGGTGTGCCGCGAGCACGGCCTGGCCCTGGCCGGCGGGCATTCGATCGACTCCCCGGAGCCGATCTTCGGTCTCGCCGTCAACGGCCTGGTCGATCTCGAGCACCTGACCCGCAACAAGGGCGTCGAGGTCGGCGATCTCTTGTACCTGACCAAGCCGCTGGGCGTGGGCCTGCTGACCACCGCCGAGCAGCAGGGACTGATTCGTCCCGGTCATCAGGGGCTGGCGCGGGAGACCATGCTCGCCTCCAACCGCAGCGGCACCGATTTCGCCCGCATCAAGGGCCTGCATGCCATGACCGATATCACCGGCTTGGGCCTTGCCGGCCACCTGAGCGAGGTCTGCGAGGCCAGCGGCGTGGCCGCGAGGCTCGACTTCCGGCGCCTGCCGCGGCTCGCCGAGGCCGAGCACTATCGGCGCCAGGGCGCCGTGCCCCGGGGCACCCGGCGCAACCGGGAGGCGCTCGGCGAGCGGCTGCCTGAGATGGACGAGGCCCACTGGCAGTGGCTCTGCGATCCCCAGACCTCCGGCGGCCTGCTGCTTGCCGTGCATCCCTCCTGGGCCGACGACGTCGAGCGCGTCGGTCGTGCCCATGGCCTGAGCCTCGCCCCCTGCGGCGAGATCATCGCCGCTCACGGAACCGCCCGCCTCGAGGTGACCGGATGA
- the mnmH gene encoding tRNA 2-selenouridine(34) synthase MnmH, whose translation MTLPQIDPSLDLLRDGRRLIDVRAPVEFAQGGLPGAVNLPLMDDEERHRVGIAYAQQGQDAAIALGQRLVAGGIKRARLSAWQQELERHPDAVLYCFRGGLRSETAQQWLWDSGFERPRIRGGWKAMRKLICDHVDGASERPMLVVSGLTGSAKTPLINALDQGLDLEGCARHKGSAFGRHPLPAPSQIDFEHAMGMGLLNLEHPEGPTVVEDESRHIGAANVPLIFWRGMEKAPRVRVEMPLDWRLAQIRKDYIDDLWTLYQRQYGDWLGWTLMRKQLTTALGRLRKRLGLARLERLQRLQTLAFREHERGNRQAHEAWLGPLLTEYYDPLYRHQLEKHPHTFLHVGDWESCLEFARDWSAGHAA comes from the coding sequence ATGACCCTGCCCCAGATCGACCCCAGCCTGGACCTGCTGCGCGATGGCCGCCGGCTGATCGACGTGCGCGCGCCGGTGGAGTTCGCCCAGGGCGGCCTGCCCGGTGCCGTCAATCTGCCGCTGATGGACGACGAGGAGCGTCACCGGGTCGGCATCGCCTACGCACAGCAGGGCCAGGACGCGGCCATTGCGCTGGGCCAGCGGCTGGTCGCCGGGGGCATCAAGCGCGCCCGGCTGAGCGCCTGGCAGCAGGAACTGGAGCGGCACCCGGACGCCGTCCTCTACTGTTTCCGCGGCGGCCTGCGCTCCGAGACCGCCCAGCAGTGGCTATGGGACTCGGGCTTCGAGCGCCCGCGCATTCGCGGTGGCTGGAAGGCCATGCGCAAGCTGATCTGCGACCATGTCGACGGTGCCAGCGAGCGCCCGATGCTGGTGGTCAGCGGGCTGACCGGCTCGGCCAAGACGCCGCTGATCAATGCCCTCGATCAGGGCCTCGATCTCGAGGGCTGTGCTCGCCACAAGGGCTCGGCCTTCGGCCGCCATCCGCTGCCGGCGCCCAGCCAGATCGACTTCGAGCACGCCATGGGCATGGGCCTGCTGAACCTGGAGCATCCCGAGGGGCCGACGGTGGTCGAGGACGAATCGCGCCACATCGGCGCTGCCAACGTGCCGTTGATCTTCTGGCGTGGCATGGAGAAGGCGCCGCGGGTGCGCGTCGAGATGCCGCTGGACTGGCGGCTGGCGCAGATCCGCAAGGACTACATCGACGATCTGTGGACCCTGTACCAGCGCCAGTACGGTGACTGGCTGGGCTGGACGCTGATGCGCAAGCAGCTCACCACGGCGCTGGGCCGGCTCAGGAAGCGCCTGGGCCTTGCGCGCCTGGAACGCCTGCAGCGGCTGCAGACGCTGGCCTTTCGCGAGCACGAGCGGGGCAATCGCCAGGCCCACGAGGCCTGGCTAGGGCCGCTGCTCACCGAATATTATGATCCGCTGTATCGTCACCAGCTCGAGAAGCACCCCCACACCTTCCTGCATGTGGGGGACTGGGAGAGCTGCCTTGAGTTCGCCAGGGACTGGTCAGCGGGCCACGCTGCGTAG
- a CDS encoding type 1 glutamine amidotransferase produces MHTYFLQQAEGLGPARFADWLDSMGHSHNTCHLYADETPPRLEDCDGLILLDADLAVDDTASQPWLGREKKLLARALKSGKPVLGVGLGARLIAESLGAIVSRGTSSTLGWQHITLAPESPFDLPETFEAFSWHRDIVGLPDDALPLGGSAASPQQGFAWDWGRVVALQCHLEATEESLSALLTHLAARKNGAPALAGPHVQAPEAILADARRLDRQAALLDRLLVQWLRSVAR; encoded by the coding sequence ATGCATACCTACTTTCTTCAGCAGGCCGAAGGCCTGGGCCCGGCCCGCTTCGCCGACTGGCTGGACAGCATGGGCCACAGCCACAACACCTGCCATCTCTATGCCGACGAAACGCCGCCGCGCCTCGAGGACTGCGACGGCCTGATACTGCTCGACGCCGATCTGGCGGTGGATGATACCGCGTCTCAGCCCTGGCTTGGCCGCGAGAAGAAGCTGCTGGCCCGGGCGCTGAAGAGCGGCAAGCCGGTCCTCGGCGTCGGCCTGGGGGCGAGGCTGATCGCCGAGAGCCTGGGCGCCATCGTCTCCCGCGGCACCTCGTCCACCCTCGGCTGGCAGCACATCACGCTCGCCCCGGAGAGCCCCTTCGACCTGCCCGAGACCTTCGAGGCCTTCAGCTGGCACCGGGACATCGTCGGGCTGCCCGACGATGCCCTGCCGCTGGGCGGCAGCGCGGCGAGCCCACAGCAGGGCTTCGCCTGGGACTGGGGCCGGGTGGTGGCCCTGCAGTGTCACCTGGAGGCCACCGAGGAGAGCCTGTCGGCGCTTCTCACGCATCTCGCGGCGCGGAAGAACGGCGCCCCGGCGCTCGCCGGCCCTCACGTGCAGGCCCCGGAGGCGATCCTCGCCGACGCTCGACGCCTCGATCGCCAGGCGGCCCTGCTCGACCGGCTGCTGGTGCAGTGGCTACGCAGCGTGGCCCGCTGA
- a CDS encoding MGMT family protein codes for MANSAVLEQIYTIVAQIPEGRVTTYGRVAQMTEGATARMVGGAMRHLPTGHGLPWHRVINATRRVTDHGGAERQREKLRGEGVVFDARGRVPADLLWP; via the coding sequence ATGGCCAATAGCGCCGTGCTGGAACAGATCTATACCATCGTCGCCCAGATTCCGGAGGGGCGCGTCACCACCTACGGCCGGGTGGCCCAGATGACCGAGGGCGCCACCGCGCGCATGGTCGGCGGCGCCATGCGCCACCTGCCGACGGGGCATGGGCTGCCCTGGCACCGGGTGATCAACGCCACCCGGCGCGTCACCGACCACGGCGGCGCCGAACGCCAGCGGGAGAAGCTGCGCGGCGAGGGTGTGGTGTTCGATGCCCGGGGCCGGGTACCGGCCGATCTGCTCTGGCCCTGA